A genomic region of Trifolium pratense cultivar HEN17-A07 linkage group LG3, ARS_RC_1.1, whole genome shotgun sequence contains the following coding sequences:
- the LOC123916572 gene encoding uncharacterized protein LOC123916572: protein MKRRTLKSKELEIDSHGNFSQLANSLPCSVIISPPITPPSIGKPYESCVQEQKDTRYFNLEGSLPRPSCFHAGQTSGTFESIDSAFGVCNDISVISIYRNNI from the exons ATGAAACGAAGAACCCTAAAATCAAAGGAATTAGAAATTGATAGTCACGGAAACTTCTCTCAACTCGCTAATTCTCTCCCCTGTTCAGTCATCATTTCACCGCCGATAACTCCTCCTTCAATTG GTAAACCATATGAATCTTGTGTCCAGGAACAAAAAGATACAAGATATTTCAATCTTGAAGGGTCATTGCCAAGACCTTCTTGCTTCCATGCAG GACAGACATCTGGAACATTTGAGTCAATTGACAGTGCTTTTGGGGTTTGTAATGATATTAGTGTCATATCGATTTACAGGAACAACATCTAG